A genomic region of Vitreoscilla filiformis contains the following coding sequences:
- the serB gene encoding phosphoserine phosphatase SerB, with protein MPVTEFAPGLFVRDFTPPRALGDYKLVAFDMDSTLINIECVDEIAEAAGRKAEVAAITEAAMRGEITDFKDSLRRRVALLAGVPVSAMEQVYTDRLHINPGVDTFVAACRNAGLKTLLVSGGFTFFSDRVKQRLGLDFARANVLEIEDGHLTGRLVDRPWGDIVDGAEKRRVVLEVCELMGIDPSQAIAVGDGANDLPMMQVAGLSVAFHAKPKVREQAQVSIASGGMERVLTVLR; from the coding sequence ATGCCCGTCACCGAATTTGCCCCCGGACTGTTCGTGCGCGACTTCACCCCGCCGCGTGCGCTGGGCGACTACAAACTCGTCGCCTTTGACATGGACTCCACCCTCATCAACATCGAGTGTGTGGACGAAATCGCCGAGGCCGCTGGCCGCAAAGCCGAAGTGGCCGCCATCACCGAAGCTGCCATGCGCGGCGAGATCACCGACTTCAAGGACAGCTTGCGCCGCCGCGTCGCCTTGCTGGCTGGCGTGCCGGTCAGCGCCATGGAACAGGTTTACACCGACCGCCTGCACATCAACCCCGGTGTGGACACCTTCGTGGCCGCTTGCCGCAACGCGGGGCTGAAAACCTTGCTGGTGTCGGGCGGGTTCACCTTTTTCAGCGATCGTGTGAAGCAGCGCCTGGGTTTGGACTTCGCCCGCGCCAACGTGCTGGAAATCGAAGACGGCCACCTCACCGGCCGCTTGGTGGATCGCCCGTGGGGGGACATCGTCGATGGTGCCGAAAAACGCCGCGTGGTGCTGGAGGTGTGCGAGCTGATGGGCATCGACCCGTCCCAAGCCATCGCGGTCGGCGATGGGGCCAACGACCTGCCCATGATGCAGGTGGCCGGCCTGTCCGTGGCCTTCCATGCCAAGCCCAAAGTGCGTGAACAAGCCCAGGTGTCGATCGCATCCGGCGGCATGGAACGGGTATTGACGGTGCTGCGCTGA
- a CDS encoding toxin-antitoxin system HicB family antitoxin translates to MSALSIRLPESLHRNAKIYAAQEGISVNQLVSMALAEKLSALATQDYLEQRAARASRSKFEAALELVPEVVPDDVLDRK, encoded by the coding sequence ATGAGCGCTTTGAGCATTCGTCTGCCCGAATCTCTGCACCGCAACGCCAAAATTTATGCGGCGCAGGAAGGCATTTCGGTGAATCAATTGGTCAGCATGGCTTTGGCTGAAAAGCTCTCGGCGCTGGCCACACAGGATTACCTGGAGCAGCGCGCTGCACGGGCCAGCCGCAGCAAGTTTGAGGCGGCGCTGGAGCTGGTGCCCGAGGTGGTGCCGGATGATGTGCTGGATCGCAAGTAA
- a CDS encoding antibiotic biosynthesis monooxygenase family protein, translating into MFVVIFRAVAKNLDSEYSQTASKLRELAMTEFNCIDFKAITEGTDEIALSYWESLDDIKRWKAHPTHIKAQQLGRERWYESYSVQIAEVDREYKFG; encoded by the coding sequence ATGTTTGTAGTAATTTTCCGAGCCGTCGCCAAAAATTTAGATTCAGAGTACAGTCAAACAGCAAGTAAGTTGCGCGAGCTTGCAATGACTGAATTTAATTGCATAGATTTCAAAGCAATAACAGAAGGAACAGATGAAATAGCCCTTTCTTACTGGGAAAGTCTTGATGACATTAAACGCTGGAAAGCTCATCCAACACACATAAAAGCACAGCAACTCGGCCGTGAACGATGGTATGAATCATATTCAGTACAAATTGCAGAGGTTGACCGTGAATATAAATTCGGCTAA
- the ltrA gene encoding group II intron reverse transcriptase/maturase, producing the protein MATRCVMVQKSAEAVVGAQVKRAEGPNNERQGADTAISTAPVNPKRGRCAGGGGGEKRALRQDEVKREGLLEKVLDRDNLLKAWKRVRANKGAPGIDGVTVEDYPEQARQHWPRIKEQIERGRYEPQPVRRVEIPKAGGGKRALGIPTVMDRVIQQAIAQVLSPLYEVEFSANSYGFRPGRNAHQAIKQVQQDVKQGYKFAVDMDLAKFFDTVDHDVLMGLLGRTIGDKVLLRLIGNYLRAGVLVGYRVEPSEVGTPQGGPLSPLLGNVMLHELDKQLHSRGHRFARYADDVVILVRSLRAGHRVMHSVKKFVEAKLKLRVNQAKSQVAPMGECKFLGFTIKAGKIRWHKKTVENFKSRVRGLTRKGWGVSMDHRLAELRKHVQGWMQYYGISQYWRPVPGLDEWIRRRMRSVYWKRWKRSRTKIRELLRLGVNRRMAFRHGLSGKGNWRMARSPALRIALTNERLHETGLVSVVALWKKAQGYT; encoded by the coding sequence GTGGCAACACGTTGCGTGATGGTGCAGAAGTCAGCAGAGGCCGTAGTAGGGGCGCAGGTTAAGCGCGCTGAAGGGCCGAACAACGAGAGACAAGGAGCAGACACAGCCATCTCGACGGCACCGGTGAACCCGAAGCGGGGGAGGTGTGCGGGCGGCGGTGGAGGTGAGAAACGAGCCTTGAGACAAGACGAAGTGAAGCGAGAAGGACTGCTAGAAAAGGTGCTGGACAGGGACAACCTGTTGAAGGCGTGGAAGCGGGTGAGGGCCAACAAAGGAGCGCCGGGCATAGACGGCGTGACGGTGGAGGACTACCCGGAACAAGCGCGGCAACACTGGCCCAGGATCAAGGAGCAGATCGAGCGAGGGCGCTACGAGCCGCAGCCGGTCAGGAGGGTGGAAATCCCGAAGGCTGGAGGAGGCAAGAGGGCGCTGGGCATCCCGACCGTGATGGACAGGGTGATCCAGCAAGCCATAGCGCAGGTGCTGAGCCCGCTGTACGAGGTGGAGTTCAGTGCGAACAGCTACGGGTTCCGACCAGGCCGCAATGCACACCAGGCGATCAAGCAGGTGCAGCAAGACGTCAAGCAGGGCTACAAATTCGCGGTGGACATGGACTTGGCCAAGTTCTTCGACACGGTCGATCACGACGTGTTGATGGGGCTGCTGGGCCGCACCATCGGGGACAAGGTGCTGCTGAGGTTGATAGGCAACTACCTGAGAGCAGGGGTGCTGGTGGGATACCGCGTAGAGCCGAGCGAAGTGGGGACGCCACAAGGCGGGCCGCTGTCGCCGTTACTGGGCAATGTGATGTTGCACGAGCTGGACAAGCAACTGCACAGCAGAGGGCACAGGTTTGCGCGCTATGCGGACGATGTGGTGATTTTGGTGCGCAGCCTGAGGGCGGGGCATCGGGTGATGCACAGCGTCAAGAAGTTTGTGGAGGCAAAACTCAAGCTCAGGGTAAATCAGGCGAAGAGCCAGGTTGCGCCGATGGGAGAGTGCAAATTCCTAGGCTTCACGATCAAGGCGGGCAAGATACGGTGGCACAAGAAGACGGTGGAGAACTTCAAAAGCCGGGTGCGGGGGCTGACGAGGAAAGGCTGGGGGGTGTCGATGGATCACCGACTGGCTGAACTGAGAAAGCACGTGCAAGGGTGGATGCAGTACTACGGCATCAGTCAGTATTGGAGGCCCGTACCGGGGCTAGACGAATGGATCAGAAGGCGGATGCGATCGGTCTACTGGAAACGGTGGAAGAGGAGCAGGACGAAGATCCGGGAGTTGTTGAGGCTGGGCGTGAATAGACGCATGGCCTTTAGGCACGGACTGAGTGGCAAGGGGAACTGGCGCATGGCCAGGAGTCCGGCGTTGCGAATCGCGTTGACAAACGAGAGGTTGCACGAGACGGGCCTGGTGAGCGTGGTGGCCCTGTGGAAGAAGGCTCAGGGGTATACCTGA
- a CDS encoding toxin-antitoxin system TumE family protein, with amino-acid sequence MKPVKDIDQRHVTKGGGVIRVETWIDEKTEEVTSYNLAYVNTNICTVDNGRVLGFDNAHLYPGFPTLHHEHHFGEVIHNDTYQGFDNLLDRFQTELGVFKKAYGKRY; translated from the coding sequence GTGAAGCCAGTAAAAGACATTGACCAGCGGCATGTGACAAAAGGCGGCGGCGTAATTCGAGTGGAAACTTGGATTGATGAAAAAACCGAAGAAGTCACCAGTTATAACTTAGCTTACGTAAACACAAATATATGCACAGTTGACAACGGGCGAGTTCTTGGTTTTGATAATGCTCACCTATATCCAGGATTTCCTACGCTTCATCATGAGCATCACTTCGGCGAGGTAATTCACAATGACACTTATCAAGGATTTGACAATCTTCTTGATAGGTTTCAAACAGAGCTAGGTGTTTTCAAGAAAGCTTACGGAAAGAGGTATTAA
- a CDS encoding reverse transcriptase domain-containing protein, giving the protein MQQAIAQVLSPLYEVEFSANSYGFRPGRNAHQAIKQVQQDVKQGYKFAVDMDLAKFFDTVDHDVLMGLLGRTIGDKVLLRLIGNYLRAGVLVGYRVEPSEVGTPQGGPLSPLLGNVMLHELDKQLHSRGHRFARYADDVVILVRSLRAGHRVMHSVKKFVEAKLKLRVNQAKSQVAPMGECKFLGFTIKAGKIRWHKKTVENFKSRVRGLTRKGWGVSMDHRLAELRKHVQGWMQYYGISQYWRPVPGLDEWIRRRMRSVYWKRWKRSRTKIRELLRLGVNRRMAFRHGLSGKGNWRMARSPALRIALTNERLHETGLVSVVALWKKAQGYT; this is encoded by the coding sequence ATCCAGCAAGCCATAGCGCAGGTGCTGAGCCCGCTGTACGAGGTGGAGTTCAGTGCGAACAGCTACGGGTTCCGACCAGGCCGCAATGCACACCAGGCGATCAAGCAGGTGCAGCAAGACGTCAAGCAGGGCTACAAATTCGCGGTGGACATGGACTTGGCCAAGTTCTTCGACACGGTCGATCACGACGTGTTGATGGGGCTGCTGGGCCGCACCATCGGGGACAAGGTGCTGCTGAGGTTGATAGGCAACTACCTGAGAGCAGGGGTGCTGGTGGGATACCGCGTAGAGCCGAGCGAAGTGGGGACGCCACAAGGCGGGCCGCTGTCGCCGTTACTGGGCAATGTGATGTTGCACGAGCTGGACAAGCAACTGCACAGCAGAGGGCACAGGTTTGCGCGCTATGCGGACGATGTGGTGATTTTGGTGCGCAGCCTGAGGGCGGGGCATCGGGTGATGCACAGCGTCAAGAAGTTTGTGGAGGCAAAACTCAAGCTCAGGGTAAATCAGGCGAAGAGCCAGGTTGCGCCGATGGGAGAGTGCAAATTCCTAGGCTTCACGATCAAGGCGGGCAAGATACGGTGGCACAAGAAGACGGTGGAGAACTTCAAAAGCCGGGTGCGGGGGCTGACGAGGAAAGGCTGGGGGGTGTCGATGGATCACCGACTGGCTGAACTGAGAAAGCACGTGCAAGGGTGGATGCAGTACTACGGCATCAGTCAGTATTGGAGGCCCGTACCGGGGCTAGACGAATGGATCAGAAGGCGGATGCGATCGGTCTACTGGAAACGGTGGAAGAGGAGCAGGACGAAGATCCGGGAGTTGTTGAGGCTGGGCGTGAATAGACGCATGGCCTTTAGGCACGGACTGAGTGGCAAGGGGAACTGGCGCATGGCCAGGAGTCCGGCGTTGCGAATCGCGTTGACAAACGAGAGGTTGCACGAGACGGGCCTGGTGAGCGTGGTGGCCCTGTGGAAGAAGGCTCAGGGGTATACCTGA
- the nirB gene encoding nitrite reductase large subunit NirB produces the protein MKIVVVGHGMVGHKFLESLAEAGLPQAEVTVLCEEPRPAYDRVHLSEFFAGKTAEDLSLVAPGFFEQTGYSLRLAAKAASIERRNKTVQTAEGEVLPYDKLVLATGSYPFVPGVPGKERPNCFVYRTIEDLEAMKAAGAKSKSGVVVGGGLLGLECAKALRDLGLETHVVEFAPRLMAVQVDEGGGKVLRTKIEELGVKVHTQRNTVEIVDGATARHRMVFTDGTWLETDMIVFSAGIRPRDELARQSLLPVGARGGVAIDSACRTADHDIYAIGECAAWNDQTFGLVAPGYDMARVVAKQLAGDTSAAFAGADMSTKLKLMGVDVASIGDAHGKTPGCRSYQYVDECKQIYKKIVVSADGKQLLGAVLVGDAAEYGTLLQMALNGITLPADPEFLILPSSDGKAKPGLGPDALPDSAQICSCNSVTKGMIAAVVGEGATTIAEIKSCTKAGATCGGCVPLVTQVMKAEMKKRGMAVNNHLCEHFAYSRQELYHLIRVGQIKSFEELLAKHGKGLGCDICKPAAASVLASVWNEFVLKPELAALQDSNDYFLGNIQKDGTYSVVPRMPGGEVTPDGLIAVGTVAKKYGLYTKVTGGARVDMFGARLEQLPLIWEELIAAGFESGHAYGKSLRTVKSCVGSTWCRYGVDDSVGLAVELENRYKGLRAPHKIKFGVSGCTRECAEAQGKDVGVIATDKGWNLYVCGNGGMKPRHAELIASDLKKDELIRLIDRFLMFYVRTADRLQRTSTWRENLEGGLDYLKDVLIADKLGLGAELEAQMQHVVATYQCEWKTAVTTPEVRQRFSTFVNSEAKDERVMFVQERGQIRPARPEERATASEA, from the coding sequence ATGAAGATCGTCGTCGTCGGCCACGGCATGGTTGGCCATAAATTCCTCGAAAGCCTCGCTGAAGCCGGGCTGCCCCAAGCCGAAGTCACCGTGCTGTGCGAGGAACCTCGCCCGGCCTATGACCGGGTTCACCTCTCTGAATTCTTCGCGGGAAAAACGGCTGAAGACCTGTCGCTGGTCGCGCCGGGTTTCTTTGAGCAAACCGGCTACAGCCTGCGTCTGGCTGCCAAGGCTGCCAGCATCGAGCGCCGCAACAAAACCGTGCAGACTGCCGAAGGCGAGGTGCTGCCCTACGACAAGCTGGTGCTGGCCACCGGCTCTTATCCGTTTGTGCCGGGCGTGCCGGGCAAGGAGCGTCCGAACTGCTTCGTGTACCGCACCATCGAGGATCTGGAAGCCATGAAAGCCGCTGGCGCCAAGAGCAAAAGCGGTGTGGTGGTGGGCGGCGGCCTGCTGGGGCTGGAATGCGCCAAGGCGCTGCGCGATCTGGGCTTGGAAACCCATGTGGTGGAGTTCGCACCGCGCCTGATGGCCGTGCAGGTGGACGAAGGCGGCGGCAAGGTGCTGCGCACCAAAATCGAAGAATTGGGCGTGAAAGTTCACACCCAGCGCAACACCGTGGAAATTGTCGATGGCGCCACCGCCCGCCACCGCATGGTGTTCACCGACGGCACCTGGCTGGAAACCGACATGATTGTGTTCTCCGCCGGCATCCGCCCGCGTGACGAACTGGCGCGCCAAAGCCTGCTGCCCGTGGGCGCACGCGGTGGCGTGGCCATCGACAGCGCTTGCCGCACCGCCGACCATGATATTTACGCCATCGGCGAATGCGCCGCTTGGAACGACCAGACCTTCGGTCTGGTGGCGCCTGGTTATGACATGGCCCGCGTCGTCGCCAAGCAACTGGCCGGTGACACGTCCGCCGCCTTCGCGGGCGCGGACATGAGCACCAAGCTGAAGCTCATGGGCGTGGACGTGGCCAGCATCGGCGACGCCCACGGCAAAACGCCTGGCTGCCGCTCCTACCAGTACGTCGATGAGTGCAAGCAGATCTACAAAAAGATCGTGGTGAGCGCCGATGGCAAGCAACTGCTGGGCGCCGTGCTGGTGGGCGACGCCGCCGAATACGGCACCCTGCTGCAAATGGCGCTGAACGGCATTACCCTGCCGGCGGATCCGGAATTCCTCATCCTGCCCAGCAGCGACGGCAAAGCCAAACCCGGCCTCGGCCCGGACGCGCTGCCGGACTCGGCGCAAATCTGCTCCTGCAACAGCGTCACCAAGGGCATGATCGCCGCCGTGGTGGGCGAGGGCGCCACCACCATCGCCGAGATCAAGAGCTGCACCAAGGCCGGTGCCACCTGCGGCGGCTGCGTGCCACTCGTCACCCAGGTGATGAAGGCGGAGATGAAAAAGCGCGGCATGGCGGTGAACAACCACCTGTGTGAACACTTCGCCTACTCGCGCCAAGAGCTGTACCACCTGATCCGTGTCGGCCAGATCAAGAGTTTTGAAGAGCTGCTGGCCAAGCACGGCAAGGGTTTGGGTTGTGACATCTGCAAGCCGGCCGCCGCCAGCGTGCTGGCCTCGGTGTGGAACGAGTTCGTGCTCAAGCCCGAACTGGCCGCGCTGCAAGACTCGAACGATTACTTCTTGGGCAACATCCAGAAGGATGGCACTTACTCGGTGGTGCCCCGGATGCCGGGCGGTGAAGTCACCCCCGATGGCCTGATCGCCGTGGGCACGGTGGCCAAGAAGTACGGCCTTTACACCAAGGTGACGGGCGGGGCGCGGGTGGACATGTTCGGCGCCCGGCTGGAACAACTGCCGCTGATCTGGGAAGAGCTGATCGCCGCCGGGTTTGAGTCCGGCCACGCTTACGGCAAGTCGCTGCGCACGGTGAAATCCTGCGTCGGTTCGACCTGGTGCCGTTATGGCGTGGACGATTCGGTGGGTTTGGCCGTCGAGTTGGAGAACCGCTACAAGGGCCTGCGTGCGCCGCACAAAATCAAGTTTGGCGTTTCAGGCTGCACCCGCGAGTGCGCCGAAGCCCAGGGCAAGGACGTGGGGGTGATCGCCACCGACAAGGGCTGGAACCTCTACGTTTGCGGCAACGGCGGCATGAAACCGCGCCACGCCGAGCTGATCGCCTCCGATCTGAAGAAGGACGAGCTGATCCGCCTGATCGACCGCTTCCTGATGTTCTACGTCCGCACCGCCGACCGCCTGCAACGCACCAGCACCTGGCGCGAAAACTTGGAGGGCGGCCTCGACTACCTGAAGGACGTGCTCATCGCCGACAAGTTGGGCCTGGGCGCCGAACTCGAAGCGCAGATGCAGCACGTGGTGGCCACCTACCAGTGCGAATGGAAAACCGCCGTGACGACGCCGGAAGTGCGCCAACGCTTCAGCACCTTCGTCAACAGCGAGGCCAAGGACGAGCGCGTGATGTTTGTGCAAGAGCGCGGCCAAATCCGTCCGGCCCGCCCTGAAGAGCGCGCCACCGCCTCCGAAGCTTGA
- a CDS encoding HVO_A0114 family putative DNA-binding protein, which yields MSTKQKPANQVDESKIFTEELGMPEFVGAQSEDDFFDSVRKNINDRKIGQRTAPITTVSFESLSALLAVVTPQRARLVETLKEKGHFESIATLADALQRDRGTVSKDVKVLSNAGFVRVEVRSFPGHGKRSEIFPAARKVRLELNL from the coding sequence GTGAGTACAAAACAAAAGCCAGCGAACCAAGTTGATGAATCAAAAATATTTACTGAAGAATTAGGAATGCCTGAATTTGTAGGTGCGCAAAGCGAGGACGATTTTTTCGATAGTGTTCGAAAAAATATTAATGACAGAAAGATTGGGCAACGAACGGCGCCGATAACAACCGTAAGCTTTGAGTCTTTAAGTGCCCTGCTAGCCGTCGTAACCCCACAACGAGCGCGCTTAGTTGAAACTTTGAAAGAAAAAGGACATTTTGAATCAATTGCAACTCTGGCTGATGCCTTGCAACGAGATCGAGGAACAGTCAGCAAAGACGTAAAAGTGTTGTCAAATGCCGGCTTCGTCCGCGTTGAAGTGCGATCTTTTCCAGGACATGGAAAGCGCTCAGAGATTTTTCCGGCGGCACGTAAAGTGCGCCTAGAACTGAATCTGTAA
- a CDS encoding PIN domain-containing protein: protein MLSPPKKIVIDTNVLVAALRSRSGWSFELLRQVGGDRFQHVLTVPLVMEYEDVQLRPGLVPLPEAAVHDVLDYLCATAIRQPVHFLWRPRLPDVKDDMVLEAAVNGQCACIVTWNVRDFAVASEFGLQVLDPKTFLNPSQGGWL from the coding sequence ATGCTCAGTCCGCCAAAGAAAATTGTCATCGATACCAATGTGTTGGTTGCGGCGCTGCGCTCGCGGTCGGGCTGGTCGTTTGAACTGCTGCGGCAAGTGGGTGGAGACCGGTTTCAGCATGTGCTGACCGTGCCGCTGGTGATGGAGTACGAAGACGTGCAGTTGCGTCCGGGGCTGGTGCCACTGCCCGAAGCGGCGGTGCATGACGTGCTGGATTACCTGTGTGCCACGGCCATTCGTCAGCCCGTGCACTTTCTGTGGCGGCCCCGCCTGCCGGATGTGAAAGACGACATGGTGTTGGAAGCGGCCGTGAACGGCCAATGTGCCTGCATCGTCACCTGGAACGTGCGGGATTTTGCGGTGGCTTCGGAGTTTGGCCTTCAGGTGCTGGATCCGAAAACCTTTTTGAACCCTTCGCAAGGAGGTTGGTTATGA
- a CDS encoding DNA cytosine methyltransferase, translating into MNFKKYNVLSLFSGAGGLDLGFEQHGFTHLECVEIDENCVKTLKHNRPAWNVVQRDVTIYQPRHNNVDVLIGGPPCQGFSLGGNRNPNDPRNRLFLEMMRIARQTLPRVVVIENVLNLRTMIAPWSGKNFVDEISAQFKSLGYSVFFDVFRVCYFGVPQTRRRFIFIAIRGAAPKNYQLPVPDINPTTIKDALFDLGQNDNHKIPNHDPQWGFRSQVHTNLNKCVSPNDIAVPIRISRTGSDGHPIRSFDEPFPAIDTATVWGWAKGHLHAERVVKDRTIEKHVRNPDATTKLWRITADQMRTFTHREYARLQTFPDNWEFIGDNKRDCHKQIGNAVPVKFSERIAENVKAILDCQETGKEFEHQGNFQLTMAL; encoded by the coding sequence ATGAATTTCAAAAAATACAATGTACTCAGCCTTTTTAGCGGGGCCGGTGGTTTAGATTTAGGGTTCGAGCAGCATGGATTCACTCATCTTGAGTGTGTAGAGATCGATGAGAATTGCGTCAAGACACTGAAGCACAACAGACCCGCATGGAATGTAGTGCAAAGAGACGTTACGATTTATCAACCTCGGCACAATAATGTCGATGTTCTTATCGGTGGGCCTCCATGCCAAGGATTTTCTTTAGGTGGAAACCGAAATCCAAATGATCCCAGAAATCGACTTTTTCTTGAAATGATGAGGATCGCTAGGCAGACCTTGCCACGCGTTGTAGTTATCGAAAATGTGCTGAACCTTAGGACGATGATTGCACCCTGGTCAGGGAAGAACTTTGTTGACGAAATATCTGCTCAATTTAAAAGCTTAGGCTATAGCGTATTTTTTGATGTTTTCCGCGTTTGTTATTTTGGAGTTCCACAAACAAGAAGGAGATTTATTTTTATAGCCATACGCGGAGCTGCTCCCAAAAATTACCAATTACCCGTACCTGATATAAATCCGACAACAATAAAAGATGCTCTTTTTGATTTGGGCCAAAATGATAATCATAAGATACCAAACCATGACCCTCAATGGGGATTCAGAAGTCAAGTGCACACTAATCTGAATAAATGCGTTTCACCTAACGATATAGCAGTTCCAATTAGAATTTCCAGAACAGGGTCTGATGGCCATCCGATACGATCATTTGATGAGCCATTCCCTGCTATTGATACAGCAACAGTTTGGGGTTGGGCCAAAGGGCACTTGCATGCTGAACGAGTTGTTAAAGACAGAACCATTGAAAAACATGTGAGAAATCCTGATGCAACAACAAAACTTTGGCGAATCACCGCAGATCAAATGAGAACCTTTACTCATAGAGAATATGCACGTCTACAAACATTTCCAGACAATTGGGAATTTATTGGAGATAATAAAAGAGATTGTCATAAACAAATTGGCAATGCAGTTCCTGTGAAATTCTCGGAGCGAATTGCTGAAAACGTCAAGGCTATTCTAGATTGTCAAGAAACCGGGAAAGAATTTGAACATCAGGGTAATTTTCAACTTACAATGGCATTGTAA
- a CDS encoding group II intron maturase-specific domain-containing protein gives MGKLREYVRGWMQYFGISQYWRSVPGLDEWIRRRMRSVYWKRWKGSRTKIRELLRLGVNRRMAFRHGLSGKGNWRMARSPGLRIALTNERLHETGLVSVVALWKKAQGYA, from the coding sequence TTGGGCAAGCTCAGGGAGTACGTGCGAGGGTGGATGCAGTACTTTGGGATCAGCCAGTATTGGAGGTCTGTGCCGGGGCTAGACGAATGGATCAGAAGGCGGATGCGATCGGTCTACTGGAAACGGTGGAAGGGGAGCAGGACGAAGATCCGGGAGTTGTTGAGGCTAGGCGTGAATAGACGCATGGCCTTTAGGCACGGACTGAGTGGCAAGGGGAATTGGCGCATGGCCAGGAGTCCGGGGTTGCGAATCGCGTTGACAAACGAGAGGTTGCACGAGACGGGCCTGGTGAGCGTGGTGGCCCTGTGGAAGAAGGCTCAGGGGTACGCTTGA
- the nirD gene encoding nitrite reductase small subunit NirD, whose product MSTATETWVAVCQVADILPNTGVCALVDGRHVAIFRVGAEAFYAIDNIDPKSGASVLSRGLVGNLGERVVVASPLYKNHFDLKTGECLELPACSVGVHPVKVEGSQVLVSV is encoded by the coding sequence ATGAGCACTGCAACTGAAACTTGGGTGGCCGTTTGCCAAGTGGCCGACATCCTGCCGAACACCGGCGTGTGTGCGCTGGTGGACGGGCGGCATGTGGCGATCTTCCGCGTCGGCGCCGAGGCGTTCTACGCCATTGACAACATTGACCCGAAATCCGGCGCCAGCGTGCTGTCGCGTGGCTTGGTGGGGAACTTGGGCGAGCGTGTGGTGGTGGCCTCGCCGCTCTACAAGAACCACTTCGATCTGAAGACGGGCGAGTGCCTGGAGCTGCCAGCGTGCTCGGTGGGTGTGCATCCGGTGAAGGTGGAAGGCTCGCAGGTGCTGGTGAGCGTCTGA